The proteins below are encoded in one region of Shewanella algae:
- the gpmM gene encoding 2,3-bisphosphoglycerate-independent phosphoglycerate mutase yields the protein MKTSKRPLALLILDGWGYREGTHMNAVHHANTPVLDRLNAEYAHSLISGSGKDVGLPDGQMGNSEVGHINIGSGRIVYQELTRISKAIEDGEFEQTQALIEAVDAAIEADGAVHIMGLLSPGGVHSHEDHLEAMCRMAVKRGAKQVYLHAFLDGRDTPPRSAKASLERFDKLFAELGRGRITSIVGRYYAMDRDNRWDRVSQAYDLITQGQGKYSADSAVAALEAAYDRDENDEFVAATAILDQGKATTLHDGDALIFMNFRADRARQITRAFVNPDFDGFERAVTPKVNFVMLTEYAADIKAPVAFPSEDLVNTLGEVLQNRGLTQLRISETEKYAHVTFFFNGGKEQPFEGEDRILINSPKVATYDLQPEMSSTELTDKLVEAIESTKYDVIICNYPNGDMVGHTGKFDAAVKACEAVDACIGRVVDALAKVDGECIITADHGNAEQMVDETTGQAHTAHTSELVPFIYVGRKATIDEGGRLSDIAPTMLTLMGQSIPDEMTGRPLIHTKE from the coding sequence ATGAAGACAAGCAAACGTCCTTTGGCACTGCTTATTCTGGACGGCTGGGGTTATCGTGAGGGCACGCATATGAATGCCGTCCATCACGCCAACACTCCGGTTCTCGACAGACTCAACGCCGAATACGCCCACAGTTTGATTTCCGGCTCAGGTAAAGATGTAGGTTTGCCTGACGGGCAGATGGGCAACTCTGAAGTGGGCCATATCAATATTGGTTCCGGCCGTATCGTTTATCAGGAACTGACCCGCATCAGCAAGGCCATTGAAGATGGCGAATTTGAGCAAACCCAAGCACTGATCGAGGCGGTCGACGCCGCCATCGAGGCAGACGGCGCAGTACATATCATGGGACTGCTGTCACCCGGCGGTGTTCACAGCCATGAAGATCATCTTGAAGCCATGTGCCGTATGGCCGTCAAGCGGGGTGCTAAGCAAGTTTACCTGCACGCCTTCCTCGATGGGCGTGACACCCCACCACGCAGCGCCAAAGCCAGCTTGGAACGCTTCGACAAACTGTTTGCCGAATTGGGCCGAGGTCGCATAACCTCCATCGTTGGCCGCTACTATGCCATGGACAGGGACAACCGTTGGGACCGAGTCTCCCAAGCCTACGATCTGATCACTCAAGGTCAGGGGAAATACAGTGCCGACTCTGCCGTAGCCGCGCTGGAAGCTGCCTATGACCGCGATGAAAACGATGAGTTTGTTGCCGCAACTGCGATTCTGGATCAAGGTAAGGCCACAACACTGCACGATGGCGATGCGCTGATTTTCATGAACTTCCGTGCCGACCGCGCCAGACAGATCACCCGCGCCTTCGTCAATCCGGATTTCGATGGTTTTGAACGCGCAGTGACGCCCAAGGTTAACTTTGTCATGCTCACCGAGTATGCCGCCGATATCAAAGCCCCGGTAGCCTTCCCATCGGAAGACCTGGTCAACACCCTGGGCGAAGTACTGCAGAATCGCGGTCTGACTCAGCTGCGTATTTCAGAAACCGAGAAATACGCCCACGTAACCTTCTTCTTCAATGGCGGTAAAGAACAACCATTCGAGGGTGAAGACCGTATTCTGATCAATTCACCCAAAGTCGCTACCTATGACTTGCAACCTGAGATGAGTTCGACAGAGCTGACAGATAAGTTGGTTGAAGCTATTGAATCAACTAAATATGATGTCATTATCTGTAACTACCCCAACGGTGACATGGTAGGTCATACCGGCAAGTTTGATGCTGCGGTCAAGGCTTGCGAAGCTGTAGATGCCTGCATAGGCCGAGTAGTGGACGCACTGGCCAAGGTAGATGGTGAGTGCATCATCACTGCCGACCACGGCAACGCCGAGCAGATGGTGGACGAAACCACAGGCCAGGCTCATACCGCCCACACCAGTGAGCTGGTGCCCTTTATCTATGTCGGTCGCAAGGCCACAATCGATGAAGGTGGCCGCCTGAGTGATATCGCACCAACCATGCTGACACTGATGGGACAGAGCATTCCTGACGAAATGACAGGGCGTCCGTTAATCCATACAAAAGAGTAA
- a CDS encoding murein hydrolase activator EnvC family protein, protein MQKRILAKASILAGFLVFSSQLQASDLERRQSELKALQSQITAQQNALRDTGKQREKLLQLLKKDEQAIADAARKVNQTENALSDAEKRLSELKQRAAQLDKLKESQQQTLAKQLTSAYLAGNHDYSKMLLNQQDPATIERMLAYYDFLNKARMQAIEQLKQTRQELSAVQQSEQQERNRLNKLVLDQKAQSKRLNQEQDQRQQTLKELQRTISSKASELEQLQIEEASLKRVVEQALAAMRDSPSMDGLAKSRGSLNWPTKGRIKNSFGSQRSGNVRWKGVMLSAPEGQSISAVAAGKVIYADWLRGFGMVLVVDHGKGFMSLYGHAQTLLKDAGDTVKAGEAVALVGRSGGQTEPGLYFEIRHKGQAVDPANYCRR, encoded by the coding sequence GTGCAGAAGCGTATTTTAGCCAAAGCCAGCATACTTGCTGGCTTTCTCGTGTTTTCCTCTCAGCTGCAGGCATCCGATCTGGAGCGGCGTCAGTCCGAGTTAAAGGCACTGCAATCCCAGATCACCGCCCAGCAAAATGCTCTGAGAGACACAGGCAAACAGCGGGAAAAACTGCTGCAACTGCTGAAAAAAGACGAGCAGGCTATCGCAGATGCCGCCCGTAAGGTCAATCAAACTGAAAATGCTCTCAGCGATGCCGAAAAGCGTCTCTCCGAGCTGAAGCAAAGAGCCGCACAGCTGGACAAGCTCAAAGAAAGCCAACAGCAAACCCTGGCCAAACAGCTAACCAGTGCTTATCTCGCCGGGAATCATGATTACAGTAAGATGCTGCTCAACCAGCAAGACCCGGCCACCATAGAACGGATGCTGGCCTACTATGACTTTCTCAACAAGGCCAGAATGCAGGCCATAGAACAACTGAAACAAACCCGCCAGGAATTGTCAGCGGTACAGCAGAGCGAGCAGCAGGAACGTAATCGACTCAACAAGCTGGTACTGGATCAAAAGGCTCAATCCAAGCGCCTCAATCAAGAACAGGATCAGCGACAACAGACATTGAAAGAACTGCAACGCACCATCAGCAGTAAGGCCTCAGAACTGGAGCAACTGCAGATAGAAGAAGCCTCGCTGAAACGGGTTGTCGAGCAAGCCCTGGCTGCCATGCGTGATAGCCCAAGCATGGATGGATTGGCCAAGTCCCGCGGCTCACTCAATTGGCCCACCAAGGGCAGGATCAAAAACAGCTTTGGCAGTCAGCGCTCCGGCAATGTGCGCTGGAAAGGTGTCATGCTATCGGCCCCGGAGGGCCAGTCTATCAGTGCAGTAGCCGCCGGTAAGGTGATCTATGCCGACTGGCTGCGCGGTTTTGGTATGGTGTTGGTTGTCGACCATGGCAAAGGCTTTATGAGCCTTTATGGCCACGCCCAGACATTGCTGAAAGATGCTGGAGATACGGTCAAGGCCGGCGAAGCCGTGGCACTGGTAGGACGTTCCGGAGGACAAACCGAGCCTGGCCTATACTTTGAAATAAGGCATAAGGGGCAAGCTGTCGATCCGGCAAATTACTGTCGGCGTTAA
- a CDS encoding rhodanese-like domain-containing protein, with the protein MQEYVEFLKAHPMLSLAWVGLFIAVVVTLFKSGFSKVKTVDHQQAIFLMNKEDAKVIDVRANADFRKAHIINAQNVPMADIKNNQIANLEKYKTTPIILVCNAGMTSSQAAQILVKQGFEKVFNLKGGMGDWQAANMPVSKSKR; encoded by the coding sequence ATGCAGGAATATGTAGAGTTTCTTAAAGCCCACCCCATGCTGAGCCTGGCCTGGGTAGGTTTGTTTATAGCCGTGGTGGTAACCCTGTTCAAATCCGGCTTCTCCAAGGTTAAAACCGTTGATCATCAGCAGGCGATTTTCCTGATGAATAAAGAAGATGCCAAGGTGATAGATGTGCGTGCCAATGCCGACTTCCGTAAGGCGCATATTATCAATGCCCAGAATGTACCTATGGCCGACATCAAAAATAATCAAATCGCTAACCTTGAAAAGTACAAAACCACACCCATTATACTGGTATGCAACGCTGGCATGACCTCATCTCAAGCGGCTCAGATTTTGGTTAAGCAAGGCTTTGAAAAAGTCTTTAACCTCAAAGGTGGTATGGGTGATTGGCAGGCAGCAAATATGCCTGTGTCCAAAAGCAAAAGATAA